One Bifidobacterium angulatum DSM 20098 = JCM 7096 DNA window includes the following coding sequences:
- the nadC gene encoding carboxylating nicotinate-nucleotide diphosphorylase: MLTRQVIRNAVEAALAEDAPNGDITCETTIPAQAQGEARLTAREQGVMSGVDVFAAAFAAQNPTIEVTPHIADGERFESGQALATVRGPVRDLLTAERVALNFTQRMSGIATMTSAFVGAVAQAEQLPGYRAPYAYARTRIVDTRKTTPGLRAFEKYAVVCGGGHNHRYGLSDAVMVKDNHVAALAEQGIDLSGAIRHIREQVGHTTHIEVEVDRLDQIPQALAGGADTIMLDNFSLDDTRRGVDLIGGRAIVEASGTMTLERVPSVAATGVDVISVGALTHSVRSIDLGLDWA, from the coding sequence ATGCTGACCCGTCAGGTCATCCGCAACGCCGTGGAAGCCGCGCTCGCCGAGGATGCGCCCAACGGCGACATCACCTGCGAAACCACGATTCCCGCGCAGGCGCAGGGCGAGGCTCGGCTCACCGCCCGTGAACAGGGCGTGATGAGCGGCGTCGACGTGTTCGCCGCGGCATTCGCCGCGCAGAATCCAACCATCGAAGTCACGCCGCATATCGCGGACGGGGAACGTTTCGAGTCTGGCCAGGCGCTTGCCACCGTGCGCGGGCCGGTACGTGACCTGCTTACCGCGGAACGCGTCGCCCTGAACTTCACCCAGCGCATGAGCGGCATCGCCACCATGACCTCTGCGTTTGTGGGCGCCGTGGCGCAGGCGGAACAGCTGCCCGGCTACCGTGCTCCGTACGCCTACGCACGTACCCGTATCGTCGATACGCGCAAAACCACTCCCGGACTGCGTGCATTCGAAAAATACGCGGTCGTCTGCGGCGGCGGGCACAACCACCGTTACGGGCTTTCCGACGCGGTGATGGTCAAGGACAATCACGTGGCCGCGCTCGCCGAGCAGGGCATCGACCTGTCCGGTGCGATCCGGCACATCCGCGAGCAGGTGGGGCACACGACGCATATCGAGGTGGAGGTCGATCGGCTCGACCAGATTCCGCAGGCGCTCGCAGGCGGTGCGGACACCATCATGCTCGACAATTTCTCCCTGGACGACACCCGCAGGGGAGTGGATCTGATCGGCGGGCGTGCGATCGTGGAGGCCAGCGGCACCATGACATTGGAACGGGTTCCCTCGGTCGCGGCCACGGGCGTGGACGTGATCTCCGTAGGCGCCTTGACGCACAGCGTGCGCAGCATCGACTTGGGATTGGACTGGGCGTGA
- a CDS encoding prephenate dehydrogenase — MVEKVGIIGLGLIGGSLARRLNANGVEVTAWNHRPHPYAAAQAEGIHCVNTLAELVVFEPQALVLCNPLKAMPRILGELKPLLDEHPGITLTDVGSVKGMVLSQVEQAGLGECYVGAHPMAGNELSGWAAADPHLYDGALWAITVRPTTAYRRFLTIAELIVNDCGNRLIVLDSDTHDRAAGLISHMPHVVATSLINELVDNHDRNIAAALAAGSWRDMTRVALTDPNRTRAMVEEDRVNVEQLLRSMASRLTAVADALRDGDESAMGEFFAEGQPFRDYKSAREFPEGELAIPEQDWQRALLESACRGEAITGFIDAHRVRFRIHAM, encoded by the coding sequence GTGGTAGAGAAGGTCGGCATCATCGGACTGGGATTGATCGGCGGATCGCTGGCGCGCAGACTCAACGCCAACGGCGTGGAGGTGACGGCCTGGAATCACCGGCCACACCCGTATGCTGCGGCACAAGCCGAAGGCATCCATTGTGTGAATACCCTGGCGGAGCTTGTCGTGTTCGAGCCGCAGGCGCTGGTGCTGTGCAACCCGCTGAAAGCCATGCCGCGGATTCTAGGCGAGCTTAAGCCTCTGCTGGACGAGCATCCGGGGATCACGCTCACCGATGTCGGCAGTGTCAAAGGCATGGTACTCAGCCAGGTCGAACAGGCCGGACTGGGGGAGTGCTATGTGGGCGCGCACCCCATGGCCGGCAACGAACTGTCTGGATGGGCGGCCGCCGATCCGCATCTGTACGACGGCGCATTATGGGCGATCACCGTCAGGCCGACCACGGCATACCGGCGTTTTCTCACCATCGCCGAGCTTATCGTCAACGACTGCGGCAACCGTTTGATCGTGCTGGACAGCGACACGCATGATCGTGCGGCCGGACTGATCAGCCATATGCCGCATGTGGTGGCCACTTCGCTGATCAACGAGCTGGTCGATAATCACGATCGCAATATCGCCGCGGCGCTCGCGGCTGGGTCGTGGCGTGATATGACGCGTGTGGCGCTCACCGACCCCAATCGTACCCGCGCCATGGTGGAGGAGGACCGGGTCAATGTCGAGCAGCTGTTGCGCAGCATGGCGTCGCGTCTGACTGCGGTGGCTGATGCGTTGCGTGACGGCGACGAGAGCGCGATGGGCGAGTTCTTCGCCGAAGGCCAGCCGTTCCGCGACTACAAGAGCGCCCGCGAATTCCCCGAAGGCGAACTGGCCATTCCCGAACAGGACTGGCAGCGGGCATTGCTGGAATCCGCATGCCGTGGCGAGGCCATCACCGGTTTCATTGATGCGCATCGGGTACGGTTCCGTATCCACGCGATGTGA
- a CDS encoding DUF6725 family protein, producing the protein MALPREIPTGARIVVRVIEGVDPTDGRTKFRDYVGHVESWNGYTLDLMRDAAANGSRPAQRVRIEADTIARLKPVPERPHAVREKK; encoded by the coding sequence ATGGCTTTACCTCGCGAAATCCCTACCGGCGCACGCATCGTGGTGCGTGTGATCGAGGGGGTGGATCCTACGGATGGTCGAACCAAATTCCGCGATTACGTGGGGCATGTGGAATCATGGAACGGTTATACGCTCGATCTGATGCGTGATGCCGCTGCCAATGGTTCGCGCCCGGCGCAACGCGTCCGAATCGAGGCGGACACCATCGCCCGTCTGAAACCGGTTCCCGAACGGCCGCATGCGGTGCGGGAGAAGAAGTAG
- a CDS encoding cysteine desulfurase family protein, producing the protein MSTGKTQGELYLDAASTEPVRRSVIEAMMPFLTDAYANPLSVHQPGKTAARALDAARASLAANLGARPDDVIFTSGGTESDNLAVKGIAMARMRALREKYGESVRPRVIISAIEHPAVAQSAQWLEQWFGVEVVRIPVDGQAHIDTAALERELAQGDLELAPGDEADRHTDSGSSIDLTNRTLLVSVMLANNEVGTIEPADEIVRIAHRHGVPVHVDAVQAAGQIPIRMRDWNVDALSISGHKFGTPKGLGALLLRGRVPIEPLLSGGGQERGLRSGTQNVAGAVALAIALRESNERMASQYRALVSSRDRLIDAVLRVEPKAMLTGDAERRLPGHASFLFPGLAGEALLVDLDAHGIACSSGSACALGRHEAPGTLLAMGFDESVAKSALRMTFREPLQPDQINRVAAAIEESCHSLTHTFATPSAGSTDAR; encoded by the coding sequence ATGAGCACGGGGAAAACACAGGGCGAGCTGTACTTGGACGCCGCCTCCACCGAACCGGTGCGGCGCAGCGTCATCGAAGCGATGATGCCGTTTTTGACCGACGCGTACGCGAACCCGCTGAGCGTGCACCAGCCCGGCAAAACCGCTGCGCGGGCGCTTGACGCGGCACGAGCCTCGCTGGCGGCCAACCTGGGTGCGCGTCCGGATGATGTGATCTTCACCTCAGGAGGCACGGAATCCGACAATCTTGCCGTCAAAGGCATCGCCATGGCCCGCATGCGGGCATTGCGCGAGAAGTACGGGGAATCGGTGCGCCCGCGCGTCATCATCTCCGCAATCGAACATCCGGCCGTCGCGCAATCGGCGCAATGGCTGGAACAATGGTTCGGCGTGGAGGTCGTGCGCATTCCGGTGGACGGTCAGGCGCATATCGATACGGCCGCGCTGGAACGCGAGCTGGCGCAAGGCGATCTGGAACTTGCACCGGGCGACGAGGCCGACCGTCATACCGACAGCGGATCCTCCATCGACCTGACCAACCGCACATTGCTGGTTTCCGTCATGCTCGCCAACAACGAGGTCGGCACCATCGAACCCGCCGACGAGATCGTGCGCATCGCACACCGGCACGGCGTGCCCGTCCATGTCGACGCCGTGCAGGCGGCCGGGCAGATTCCCATCCGCATGCGTGACTGGAACGTGGACGCGCTGAGCATATCCGGGCATAAATTCGGCACTCCCAAAGGGCTCGGCGCACTGCTGTTGCGTGGACGTGTACCGATCGAGCCGCTGCTTTCCGGTGGCGGGCAGGAACGCGGACTGCGATCGGGCACGCAGAACGTGGCCGGGGCGGTGGCGCTCGCCATCGCTTTGCGTGAGTCGAACGAGCGGATGGCAAGCCAGTATCGGGCGCTGGTCTCGTCGCGTGACAGGCTGATCGACGCCGTGCTGCGCGTCGAGCCGAAGGCCATGCTGACCGGGGATGCGGAGCGCAGGCTTCCGGGGCATGCGTCGTTCCTGTTTCCCGGTTTGGCCGGCGAGGCGCTACTGGTGGATCTGGACGCGCACGGCATCGCCTGTTCGTCGGGTTCGGCATGCGCGCTTGGCCGCCACGAGGCGCCCGGCACGCTGCTGGCCATGGGATTCGACGAGTCCGTAGCGAAATCGGCGTTGCGCATGACCTTCCGCGAGCCGCTTCAACCCGATCAGATCAACCGTGTGGCGGCAGCCATTGAGGAATCCTGCCATTCGCTCACCCACACGTTCGCCACGCCTTCTGCCGGGTCCACGGACGCTCGGTGA
- the typA gene encoding translational GTPase TypA, with translation MAVRGDIRNVAIVAHVDHGKTTLVNAMLQQSHVFNEREEVPDRVMDSNDLEREKGITILAKNTAVEYTGPMAAKYGCPDGITLNIIDTPGHADFGGEVERGISMVDGVVLLVDASEGPLPQTRFVLRKALEAKLPVILCVNKVDRPDARISEVVGETSDLLLGLADDVQHEGIELDLDQLLEMPVIYCAAKAGYASTNQPEDGGLPDNDNLEPLFETIISTIPAPEYEEGEPLQAHVANIDSSDFLGRLGLVRIYNGTLEKGKTYGLSRVDGSIENFRVSELLRTQGLERIPVESAGPGDIVAVAGVNDIMIGETIVDPSNPKPLPLIHVDDPAISMTFGINDSPLAGTEGKDHKLTARMIKDRLDRELIGNVSIKVLPTDRPDAWEVQGRGELALAVLAEQMRREGYELTVGRPQVVTKTIDGTINEPMENTTIDVPEEYMGAVTQLMADRKGRMDNMTNHGSGWVRLQFTVPSRGLIGFRTALLSATRGTGISSSISAGYAPWAGPISIRQNGSMVSDRQGVATPYAMQRLQARGNFFVDPQSPVYEGQVVGVNNKPDELDVNITLAKHMTNMRSATADVLETLTPPIKMSLEESLDFANEDECVEVTPESIRVRKIILNREDWYKWRAKQRRQNNAQNNK, from the coding sequence ATGGCGGTTCGCGGCGATATTCGAAATGTAGCTATTGTGGCACACGTCGATCACGGCAAGACCACGCTGGTCAATGCCATGCTTCAGCAGTCCCACGTGTTCAACGAGCGTGAGGAAGTGCCGGATCGTGTGATGGATTCCAACGATCTGGAACGCGAGAAGGGCATCACCATTCTCGCCAAGAACACCGCAGTGGAATACACCGGCCCGATGGCCGCCAAGTACGGCTGCCCGGACGGCATCACCCTCAACATCATCGACACCCCCGGCCACGCCGATTTCGGCGGTGAAGTCGAGCGCGGCATCTCCATGGTCGACGGCGTGGTGCTGCTGGTCGACGCCTCCGAAGGCCCGCTGCCGCAGACCCGCTTCGTGCTGCGCAAGGCCCTGGAAGCCAAGCTGCCGGTCATCCTGTGCGTGAACAAGGTCGATCGCCCCGACGCCCGCATCTCCGAAGTCGTCGGCGAAACCTCCGACCTGCTGCTCGGCCTGGCCGACGACGTGCAGCACGAAGGCATCGAGCTCGACCTCGATCAGCTGCTCGAAATGCCGGTCATCTACTGCGCGGCCAAGGCCGGTTACGCCTCCACCAACCAGCCCGAGGACGGCGGCCTGCCGGACAACGACAACCTCGAGCCGCTGTTCGAGACCATCATCTCCACCATTCCGGCTCCGGAATACGAAGAGGGCGAGCCGCTGCAGGCCCATGTCGCCAACATCGACTCCTCCGACTTCCTCGGCCGACTCGGCCTGGTCCGCATCTACAACGGCACCCTGGAGAAGGGCAAGACCTACGGCCTGAGCCGCGTGGACGGCTCCATCGAGAACTTCCGCGTCTCCGAGCTGCTGCGCACGCAGGGCCTGGAGCGCATCCCGGTCGAATCCGCAGGCCCCGGCGACATCGTCGCCGTTGCCGGCGTGAACGACATCATGATCGGCGAAACCATCGTCGACCCCAGCAACCCGAAGCCGCTGCCGCTTATCCACGTCGACGATCCGGCCATCTCCATGACCTTCGGCATCAACGACTCCCCGCTGGCCGGCACCGAAGGCAAGGACCACAAGCTCACCGCCCGCATGATCAAGGATCGTCTGGACCGCGAGCTCATCGGCAACGTGTCCATCAAGGTGCTGCCGACCGACCGTCCGGACGCCTGGGAGGTCCAGGGCCGTGGCGAACTCGCCCTGGCCGTGCTCGCCGAGCAGATGCGCCGTGAAGGCTACGAGCTGACCGTAGGCCGCCCGCAGGTGGTTACCAAGACCATCGACGGCACGATCAACGAGCCTATGGAAAACACCACCATCGACGTGCCGGAAGAGTACATGGGCGCCGTCACCCAGCTTATGGCCGATCGCAAGGGCCGCATGGACAACATGACCAACCATGGCTCCGGCTGGGTCCGCCTGCAGTTCACCGTGCCGTCCCGCGGCCTGATCGGCTTCCGCACCGCACTGCTGTCCGCAACCCGCGGCACCGGCATCTCCTCGTCCATCTCCGCAGGCTATGCACCGTGGGCCGGCCCCATCTCCATCCGCCAGAACGGCTCCATGGTGTCCGACCGTCAGGGCGTCGCCACCCCGTACGCCATGCAGCGTTTGCAGGCACGCGGCAACTTCTTCGTCGATCCGCAGTCCCCGGTGTACGAAGGCCAGGTCGTGGGCGTGAACAACAAGCCCGACGAGCTGGACGTGAACATCACACTGGCCAAGCATATGACCAACATGCGTTCCGCCACCGCCGACGTGCTGGAAACCCTGACCCCGCCGATCAAGATGAGCCTCGAGGAGTCCCTGGACTTCGCCAACGAGGACGAGTGCGTGGAAGTCACCCCGGAATCCATCCGCGTGCGCAAGATCATCCTCAACCGTGAGGATTGGTACAAGTGGCGCGCCAAGCAGCGTCGCCAGAACAACGCTCAGAATAATAAGTGA
- a CDS encoding alpha/beta hydrolase produces the protein MAASVDFDGDDDLLLLGFHGFGNDEHEMIRIIDALYAGTGREANYISFRGTYDRPFIGNSYWYPDGCGVAERRRECTRVGEAVVKLLRSPVYDRFRKVLIGFSQGGYLSYRMVLEHPDVFDAAVLMSPSFKGEEDAKTIEGSTWFALCYGDGDHTIPASDQRNAREVLARTGRLFHHVCPGLGHGINDEEIAALHSWLFGADRA, from the coding sequence ATGGCGGCGAGCGTCGATTTCGATGGCGATGACGACTTGCTGCTGCTCGGCTTCCATGGGTTCGGCAATGACGAGCATGAGATGATCCGCATCATCGACGCGTTGTATGCGGGTACGGGACGTGAAGCGAACTACATATCGTTCCGCGGCACGTATGACAGGCCGTTCATCGGTAACAGCTACTGGTATCCGGATGGTTGCGGGGTGGCGGAACGTCGGCGCGAATGCACTCGCGTGGGCGAGGCGGTGGTGAAGCTGCTGCGCTCCCCTGTCTACGACCGCTTCCGCAAGGTACTGATCGGTTTCTCCCAAGGCGGGTACCTGTCGTATCGCATGGTGTTGGAGCACCCTGATGTGTTCGATGCCGCGGTGCTTATGAGTCCTTCGTTCAAGGGCGAAGAGGATGCGAAGACCATAGAGGGCTCCACCTGGTTCGCATTGTGTTATGGGGATGGGGATCATACGATTCCCGCAAGCGACCAGCGTAATGCGCGTGAGGTGCTCGCGCGTACCGGCAGACTGTTCCACCACGTATGCCCGGGGTTGGGCCACGGTATCAATGACGAGGAAATCGCGGCGTTGCATTCGTGGCTATTCGGCGCCGATCGGGCATAG
- a CDS encoding prephenate dehydratase encodes MTHMKLTYLGPEGTFTHQAAIEAGHCLKTQYGIDEPELVAAPDVTSIMASVQSGESWGVIAWENNVEGYVMPNLDALIDAHDAAGLARVGINVSFDAFVTPGTSQIGIDGASVSAHPHGLAQCKRFIERHRLHPAQASSNAAACRDLKPGNVALGPHICGDLYGLEILEEHVEDFDGAHTDFLVIAPRGDVLDYVARTREREFETVITFIPLATGPGVVANLLDVLRDCGLNMTSLISRPIKGHDGTYSFIITLDAAPWEPRFRRMLVEVAEHGDWAKTIAVYPRRERPNPPVDSWMLPEGGVRLDSSASTSDWQTAQNARRELLW; translated from the coding sequence ATGACGCATATGAAGCTGACCTATCTTGGGCCGGAAGGCACCTTTACCCATCAGGCGGCCATCGAAGCCGGGCATTGCCTGAAAACGCAGTATGGCATCGACGAGCCGGAGCTCGTGGCCGCGCCGGACGTGACGAGCATCATGGCATCGGTGCAATCCGGCGAATCCTGGGGCGTGATCGCATGGGAGAACAACGTTGAAGGGTATGTGATGCCCAATCTCGACGCCCTGATCGACGCCCATGATGCCGCCGGTCTTGCCCGAGTCGGCATCAATGTTTCATTCGACGCCTTCGTCACGCCGGGAACATCGCAAATCGGCATCGACGGCGCTTCCGTCAGTGCCCATCCGCACGGGCTCGCGCAGTGCAAACGGTTCATCGAACGGCATCGTCTGCACCCCGCACAGGCTTCGTCGAATGCGGCCGCGTGCCGTGACCTCAAGCCGGGCAATGTGGCTCTCGGTCCGCATATCTGCGGCGATCTGTACGGGTTGGAAATCCTCGAGGAGCATGTGGAGGATTTCGATGGGGCGCATACCGATTTTCTCGTCATCGCACCGCGTGGTGACGTGCTGGACTATGTGGCCCGCACTCGCGAACGCGAATTCGAAACCGTGATCACCTTCATACCGCTTGCCACGGGACCTGGTGTGGTGGCCAATCTGCTTGATGTGCTACGTGATTGCGGATTGAACATGACCAGTCTCATCTCCCGGCCCATCAAAGGCCATGACGGCACATACAGCTTCATCATCACCTTGGATGCCGCGCCTTGGGAACCGCGATTCCGCCGTATGCTGGTGGAAGTGGCCGAGCATGGCGACTGGGCGAAAACCATCGCCGTCTACCCGCGCAGGGAGCGGCCGAATCCTCCGGTCGACTCGTGGATGCTGCCCGAAGGCGGTGTTCGGTTGGACTCCTCGGCTTCGACATCGGATTGGCAGACGGCACAGAACGCGAGAAGGGAATTGCTGTGGTAG